In Symphalangus syndactylus isolate Jambi chromosome 15, NHGRI_mSymSyn1-v2.1_pri, whole genome shotgun sequence, the following are encoded in one genomic region:
- the LOC129463440 gene encoding small ribosomal subunit protein eS12-like, producing the protein MAQEGIAAGGVMDVNTALQEVLKTALIHGGLAHGIREAAKTLEKRQVHLCVLASNCDEPVYVKLVEALCAEHQINLIKVDDNKKLGEWAGLCKTDREGKPRKVVGCSCVVVKDYGKESQVKVVIEEYFKCKK; encoded by the coding sequence ATGGCCCAGGAAGGCATTGCTGCTGGAGGTGTAATGGATGTTAATACTGCTTTACAAGAGGTGCTGAAGACCGCCCTCATCCACGGTGGCCTAGCACATGGAATTCGCGAAGCTGCCAAAACCTTAGAAAAGCGCCAGGTCCATCTTTGTGTGCTTGCATCCAACTGTGATGAGCCTGTGTATGTCAAGTTGGTGGAGGCCCTTTGTGCTGAACACCAAATCAACCTAATTAAGGTTGATGACAACAAGAAACTAGGCGAATGGGCAGGCCTCTGTAAAACTGACAGAGAGGGGAAACCCCGTAAAGTGGTTGGTTGCAGTTGTGTAGTAGTTAAGGACTATGGCAAGGAGTCTCAGGTCAAGGTTGTCATCGAAGAGTATTTCAAAtgcaagaaatga